In Drosophila ananassae strain 14024-0371.13 chromosome 3R, ASM1763931v2, whole genome shotgun sequence, the DNA window AATTTTGTCTAATTTAGGTTTATAGTTATATGAAGTTGACTTTTGAATACTATTTGCCGCCTTCCGATGTCGCGTTAAATTTAATGATTCAGAAAATGTTGAATAAATGTTTGAAACGTACTTTGGGGCCGATGAGAATAATTTCACATGTTGcacacataaaataaaattttattttattcatttctCATTTCGGTGCTCCTTTCCCCACTTGAAATGCAAGAGGaacaatttatgaaaatatagAGAAAACAAAAGCtaaacacacgcacacaccacGGCCACACCACCTGACTGATGGAATGAATAAATGAGCATTCACACACACAGCAAAAAACATAACTTTAAATTTGTATTACCACCCAGAGCCCAATGAGGGAGCCCGGCAACAAAAGAAACCTGAATATTTTCCACTTTTGCCAACTCCCCGAGCCACCATCCAGGCTCAGGCCCCGtgaaccacccaaccaccaaACCACCCACTCACAACTCTCATTCGCTCTCTAAATGAAATGCTCAAGTGTGCATGGAATTTTGATTTTTGCCAAATACACCCAtacacccacccacacacaccacCCCCGCAATAAggaattttcctttttttttttttaccaattCCGTTCGTCATGTCGTTCGCTTGCAAATCAATTTAATGTCAGTCATTTGGCTGCTAAGTGGGAACTTTTTtgaaatttcatcaaaaatcCGTTGGCTTTGCCATTCTACCACCCCAAAAAGCCAGCCCAGCCAGCCAGGCCACAGTTTTCCGCTTTCCTTGAAACATATGCTGCTCGAGGGAATTGGCTGCACTAAGGTACTTTTCCAGCGACGAGAAGACGCTTTTCGCATCTAAGCGAAACACATTTGAATGTAAATTTCCTCAGACGGCGTTGCATGTCCATGAATTCTATCCACCTTCTCTCCTTAACTGGAGGCTCCACCAGGACCTTTCTATGTACCCCGGGCACGACCAACAAcacaaacaagaaaaaaaaaacaaatattgtaTTAAAATGCTGGAAAGCAGCTAAAACGCATAATAGTAAAATTTTATGTTATTGCCAGTGTGAGGAAAACACGTCAGGCAGTTAGTCAAATAACGCAGCAAAGAAATGTTGCTGGGAAATGTGAAAGAAAAGCGCACACCGAAGGACAATGAAAATTTAGATGACGACAGACAGGAGCAGACAGAACCAAAAACGCTGAGAGTTGGCcttctaaatatttattttttacatataTTCGTTTATAGGGTATATCGGTTATATATATCTTTGAAAATGTTAACTAAATACTTGATTTTACTTGATATTTTACCCTTCGATTCtctctattattattatcatttaatattatttgaaaagcaaaaatattcccTCACAAATCTTAACAAGTTAGCATCGAATACACAAGCAACTTTCACAATATATCACAATAATATTCCTCACATAAACAAGGAAAAGGGTAAAGTAATCatactatataatatattctaCATAagctacatttttttttgctaacaATCGTAACTCCAGCTAACTCCTCACCATGTCGATAGTCGATCATGGGGACGATGGGGCCAGTCCTCCCAAGAGGTCCCGACTGACACCACCGGAGCCAGATCTTGGCGAGCGCCTCAATCAATTGATGCTGTGCGTCGTCTGCCACGAGGTGCCTCACCCGGACAAGAGCTACCAGTGCAGTGTGGGGCATATCCTGTGTGATGATTGTGTGAGCCATATTCTGGCGGATGCCGCCATCAGTAATACGGAGGCCCAGTGCCCGGTCTGCCGTGTCCGGATGACCTGGAGTGATCTGGGCCAGAACGCCGTGGTCCGTCAGGCCTTGTGGGAGTTGTCCAAAAACTGTCTCCTATGTGGCCTGGTAGTGACGCTCAAGGGGCTGACTAGTCACCTTGACAACGATTGCGAGCTACGAAGAGTGAGCTGTCGGTATCGTTGCCTGGGCTGCGACTGGGTGGGCGCCCACGCTATATGCCCAATGCACGAGGCCGGTTGCCAGTTTCCGAAAATGAATGGCGAGGAAATACAGGGAGCTCTCGAAAAGGCAGACAGCCTTGAGAGGAAGAGCCTACAACAGGCGGTCCGTTTTCTTCACGAACTGAGCCAAAGACGCATCTTTTTCAGAAATCTGGAAATTTTTTGGAAAACCGATTGGGCTATGACCAACACTGAACGATTTCTGGATTCTCAGGTGAGTCGGACACCTAATTAATATGGCTTTaaccaaaatatattatatatttccCTCCCTTAGAGTTTTGAAGCCTATGGAAATCAGTGGATACTGCGCCTGCGAGTCAGTCTTTCATTGGATGACATTCCAGTGAAAGTTAAATCCACCCTTTTGCTGAAGGTTCCTCCAAAAGAGGTAATCACAGTAAGATATCTTGTGTTGATGCCCAGCCGACAGGGAAGTGACAAAAATATGCAAGACATTTTAGCAAATCTGGTTGAACGTCAGTACGTTGCCGGTACGGTCGAAAGGTACCAGGACTTACCAATGCAGAGCCCCATGGCTCTTTACCGTCTTCTGGCAATGCAGAGGATTGTGTTGCGTCTTTGGATGTTTATGCCTTAACTTCAATTCAATTGACCTTCTATTGAATGcattcatatattatatattttttcaaaaatgaaagTAAAAGGTATAAGGTGTTAATTTTacatattgttttttaatctATCGTCATATTACAACAGGCTCTTTATTGTAGATTCTCCATTAATCTGCATCTGCATagaatgcaaataaaatattttttatatttttttttcagttttttccgGTGGAACTCCACACATACATATGACCCACAGTGATATCTCTATCTTGGCCATCTTTCATCCAATTCTTGAACGGAAAACCTTAAGAGATTGGATTAGACCTTAAACGAAATAGAATCCAAATTTTTTAGCCAATTTTTCCTAGTAAAAGTTGAAGAATTTATGGGAATCTGAGAGTCTGTGCTCTATCTGTGTTATCTTACATCTGATTTTCGAAAGAAATACTTTCCAATAAAAACCTGGCTTTTTCGAGTATTATGAAAAGCAAGGAAAGGACGCATTTGGCCTACTCTATCTTGGCCATCTTTTATCCGATTTATGAAAGGAATACCGTcaattatttttagattttgtaTAATGTTGTGTGTAGTAACAAACCTCTAAAAAAAACGAATTTATGTGaaattatacatatttatttttttttatgcaaaaaccCCTTTAAATCGTTGCATAAAAAGCAACCATACGTATTCATATACGTACGTCTATTGTTCCTTTTTCTAAATGATTTGCGTTCCATTGAACAGAAAGCCCTTACCGCCGGTCATGAAAGCTCAAATGCAATTGGGGAAAACGGAAAAGGGTCGCTTAAGGGAAAATAAAAGGAAGCACatcaaataaaatcaaacGCAAAACAAGCGGGAAAACATTGTTTCAAATTGACCAGTGccagtgaaaaaaaaaaataaataaaatagaataaaCAAAGTGTAGAAACCGAATGTTGAAGGCAtccgggggcgtggcaaatgTCCGCCAATTCAGGCGCAACTAATTCCCACTCTGCCTCGATGCTGGGGAACCCTGGGACCCAAAAACTATAGAAAGGATTCCTGGTTAGGGGGTGTTTCGTTCGGTACTTTATTGGgcgaaaaatgattttttattttcaattttcggcTTGGCTCCAAATGGAAAGTGAAAGTATCGTGTTGGCCGAATGGCGAAACCAATTTGATTTTGAATACGTTATGAGGCGCAAAAATAAGAAGAACAGAGTGTGAAAAAATCCGGAAAGACCATAAAAATAACACCAATATCCGAATCCAGCAAGAAAGCAacaatttcccaaaaaaaaaagggttttttCGAGTGGCAATTTTCTGATTGTTTGCCAGCCGCACTAAAAACTAATGATTTTTCATATGTTTGCTCAATGAATCGTACGGGGATCACAAAGCCCTACTTTGCCATTCAATACAGTGTTTCCCATAAAAATTTCCCCACTAGAGCGCGAAAAATACGAGTGCGTATAAATTGAgcgaaataaaaatgtttatttgagCCAAAAACCCTTTTACACTAAGTACAAACAGATTATTGGGTTTTTTCAGAGTATTCAAGTGGTTGGAAAGGGATTGAATGGAAAACTGTTTAGCCTCATTGATTTTAATCATATCGATATCAGCTGTTACTACTTAAATGGGTGAAGGATAAGACATTTTTTATATACAGTGGGATGTTTAGTGGGTTTGATGTTTAAGTGTTTTTTTCTAAGGTTATGTTTTAATACATAACAAAAtgtcatttatattttaacatGAAAGAAGCCGTTTACtagatataaattaaaaacagtaGCAACATATACTCAATTTAGCCCCAGATTATGTGACACAAAAAGGAAACaagtaatttttaatatttcctgCAAAGATCCTTGTTTTTAATGACGATATTTAGTCTCTTTGGCTAATCTAGatcaattgtttataatttttatgagTTGTGAGCACTTAAATATCAAATTTTAAACATGTACTGAATTTTTCTGCTTACTGTAACCATAGTTAAGAAAGTAAACcttgatattttatttaatttaatatttaaagaaggtataccattcaagttggaataTAAAACCTTATGTAATGGCTGCTGCTACTGTTGTTTTTGGTATTATTCCTCGAAGCTGCAGAAACACAAATCGAACAAAATGGCTGCCATCAATAACAGTAAAACATGGGAATTTTCTGGGAAAAACAACTGACAGAATGGCAGCAGCAACTGAGTGCGAAAAAAGAATGGCATTTTTGGAATGGCGTCATAATGCAATTCAGTGGGACGATCGAAGGGCAAAGGGCAGaatggagctggagctggagctcaCTGACAGCAGACTGACTGCGTTCGATATTTTAATGGGCCAGACGTCATTTTGGGGTCCGCCATTTGGAGACTGGCTGCCACCAAAGCGCAAAATTTATGACAACATAACGAGCCATACTACGATGGGAAAGTGGCGGGTATTGGTTGGTGGTAAGAGGGCTTCAGGCGGCTGTTGGTCCAAAAGGGAGGTAGAGCTTGGGCTTGCATTAAATGCGACATTCAGAGTCgaaaataacaataatcatAATTAAGGATATGCATATGCAGTGTAAGGGACTTCAACCCCCTAGGCTGTACAcgcagaaaaataaaagaaaaaaaataataaatgttaaTAATACTATATTCTATGCCTAATTTCTATTTTGattattattcaatttaaataaaaaatgtaatattatGTAGTTAATTTCCCTCAGTGCCCCTTGATCCTCTTGTTGCGAGGGTGTTGGGTGGCGCCAGTGGGCGGAAAATCGATCCATTTACTCTGGCAGTAGCGAAGCTGAATATTCCGCACGAATGATGATGTCCCTGTCCTGCAATGTCCGCAGTCAGATATCATTGAATAATGACTGTTAATATCCTTCAATGTGTGCAGGCTCTCTGTCGCTGCTAGCCCCATCTCTTTCGCCTGTTCAGCGCCCCGTCTCTTTCTCGGACGGTGGCTCTGCGACTCTGTGACTCTGATTTTGGCCATTGCCAATCGGATCGGCCATCGCAATGAAATGAAGTGGATTTCAATGCACTGCCCGACCATGTCAGCGTGGCCAGCcaaaaaggacgaaggactCATATAGGCCTCCACCAAAAAGGATAAGTGAGATAGCAATGCGAGAGGCAGGAGGGGCAGGAGGGAAATGGTCGAAAAGTGCGTGAAATAATATGCGAATTGTGCGAAAAGTTCGATAACGCAAAGCGTGCATATAAAGCATGCAACGTGCAACATCCATGTCTCTTAGTTGCAGTATCTGGTAATtaactctttaatttttgttttttaattttatggattttaaGCTCTATTATCCCCCCAAAAAGTGACTGAAGAAGGAGTCCTGACTTGATCAAACTTCAAATCACGTTCCCCTGACTTAATCAGTTTGGCAACCAAATGCCTTTTGTTATTTCGCATACCAAGGCATCCACCCAAAAATTGGTTAAATCAACCTTTGGCAGAGGGTGTTACATTTTACTTTtactcagaaatgaaaaaaaaaaggagaaatgaAATGTAAATTCGACAACTTGCAACCAGACGCATTCACAGCTCAACCTGAACAACATgattgcaatttttttcttcattttaaACTAGTCTTGGTTAAACGAAAATTTCAAATACTCTTTCTGCAAGAACATCATAAAGTATAACTTATACTTCATTAATATAATActtatttacaaaaatattaaactgtCTTCCTcaacaaaatcaaatatatatttttttaaaataagagTATTTAAAAGCCCAAGTCTCCAACTATAAAACATAGAGAGAGCTCAAACTCGAAAAttggttttaattaaatcgaATTGAGTTTTTTCTGCTGCTGCCTGGATGGAACTCCTGTTACGCTTCACTTTCTGTCGTTCTGTTGCTCCGGATCCTCTTCATTGTGCACGTCGCCTTTGCATGTGAATGAGGCAGGAGTGAAGGGAAACAAAGTGAGTGAAACGCCACTGCCCGGCTGCCCGGATGGCTGCCCGGGTATGTGGGGCACGGAGGTGGAGTAGTAGCCAGAGGACAGGGACATGGGCATGGACAGGATGCGGACACGAACGCATTTAGAGCTGACGCTGCGAGTTTTTTGCGTGAGTCGGTGGGATGCTCCACCCAGTGGCTGCCTCCCTTTGATTGAAATGTTTGCTGGCACCACCATTGCACCACTGCACTGGGGGAGAGGCCTGGACATCAAAGCAGTTGATATGTTGGCTCGTTTCCACTGGATTTTTTGCAAGCTGGTTGCTGGTTGCTTGTTGCAACAGAAATTGTTGCAACCTGACCCCGAGAGTGACCAACCAACCACCCACTCATCCATCCATTCAGCCATCCATCCGTCCCCGGGTGGGTGATGTATGGTCGGTCAGTTTGCGGACATGCAGTGGACACTAGGATTAACATGACGTAATTGATGCGGAAAGTGTTGAGTGTGTGGCAGCTGCCACGCtctgtttttatgtttttttattccaaCCCGCCCTTGACTTTTTCCACGAAAAGGCCAAATGGAAAAGGAAAACTTTATTCAAATTGATTTTCGTCAGCTAATCCCCAGGTGGACTGAGCTAAGGTGATTTATCTTAAGGCTTTTAAAGGTTCATGTTATGTGAAAAAACTCCTTTAGAAAATATCCTTAAAATACGATTTAAACAGAAACTTTAAACCATTAACTGTGACCATGCCCCAGATCCATTAGGtcaaataaaaatgataaaatagAAACGTTTCGCATGTTCCTGGCTTTTATTTTCCAAATGGGCCAGCATTCGCACTTTTCGCAACGCAACATCGCAACCATTTCCCTTATTTTCCACCTTACAAGGCAACATTTCGTGCTGTCGAGTGCACTCATCATACTTGCAATACTTGTGGCAAGGTGGAGAATGGTTGGAGGGCTGGCTTTTTATTGATGCCCACCTGCCACGGGGGTGGGGGCGGGCCGTGGGTTGCATTGCAAATTTTTTCAGCCAAACATGCAACGTGCATTTGGCAGTCGGACAATATCCAGAAAAGGATGAAGCCCAGGATATCGTGGAACGGGGCAGCCACAGACGCTGCCAATATTGACTGAGCCAgacttttttttcttccttctgCTCAAATGTTATCCTCTGTGTGCGGGGATTGTACATCCATATGTGTTATCCTTGCATTGCGATGCGATGCGATGCGAgagtatttttaataaaataaacccAGAAATGTAATCAACATAAAGGATTTCACACAAGCATATATGAAATTTTCTGCTGTTGATGCTAGCATGGAAACGCTTAACGAGATACCACGTAGATATCATTGGCGAtgaccacccaaccacccacaaTCCCACACTCTGCCCCAAGGAGAGGCACTGTGGGGCAATAACTATCATACTGCtatgaaattttttggtaatttttgtgtttgttttatgGTTTACAAGATAAATGCTTACAGTTTTAggaatctttaaaaatttattattatttccacTCCCTTGATATGAAAACTTCAACCCACTGTGCAGTTCCGGGCAGAAAAGAATGAAGAAACCGAAGCGCAGGGGGGCAAACCCTTTATGAAATGTTGTCCAAAGTGAACGTCAATGCAGTCAGCTATATGTTGAGTTCTTTGTGTGCAACTATGCcagtgtctgtgtgtgtgagtgtgtatcTTTGAGATACATTTGCAATTATCGTGACTTGAGATGGCCGGAGCGAGGGCAGACAAGCCACAATGCCATACACCACCACTGCCTGGTGGGTCACATGTTGGTGACAGTTTATTAAATCGATTACTTTCGGTTTTTGATATTCTAAATAAACATACTCTCGTATTTTTCCCCCCCGTTTTCATAGAAAAGGATTCATCCTGACCACTGGCCACATACTGAGGCAATCATTGTTGTTGCGTGGCTGTGTGTGTTGTGTAGTTGCCCCGATGATGAGATTTTGTGTTGAAAAATGCACAAGCTCGTGATAGAGCTCGTCCACTGAGTGGCTTCCACCTCGTACTGCGATTGTCTGGCCAACGACAACTGCAGCGGCAACTACAATACAATGCTCAATGGATTAGTTTATTGCTAATCAAAAAAGATGGCAaacattttgcattttgcattcAATTGACTTTCAAACAGACAACGACTCGCTTCTCTTTGCATTTTTCGAATAGGAGGAGGCGTTGTCAGTTGTCATGttccaaaaagccaaaaacttCCATAGTCTGACTTTGACAATTGGCTGAAACCTGAGAATTTCCTAGCTTGGGGTTAGATAGATTCTATTTTAATCTTGTTACCAAAGATTCCCTAGATTATGCTGATTTAACTTGCCTTTAAAATCTCATAAATGTTGCCTATTAACACCAAACGATCGGTAGACGCCATGTCCTTGCCTTCTCATTCGGTGGCTGCGAGTCTCCAGGGCTCGACCCTCGGCCCATGTGGCCACATGTGGTGTCTCCAGTGGTTGGCGGTGCTGGGCCCATTGCATGTGGATGATGTTGAGATGGCGGCACAGCGATTGCGTGTCCATGATGTGAGAGGTTTCCCCAGCACACTCCCGATCTCCTCGCGGTAGCCGTTGGCTGCGTGGCCGCTTAAAACGCTTCTGGGTTGAGGCTGTTGCAACAACAACCTCATCAGCAGGGGAACAAAAATTTACAAGCTCACAAACTAGAAAACAACACGTTCAACAAAGTCCGGGCAATGTGCTTGGCAATAATTTAAACGATATTTTGAATAATTGCCGAGGCGCGGGCGCCCAGCAACAACTGCAAAAAATCGAGTCTGCAATATTGCTCCTGCTGGCGGCTAATCGACGGACATGCAACATTCTCCAATCTCATCGACAATAAGGGCAGCGAAGAATCAAAGCAGCTGGGGAGAATACCTCATAAATTGTCAAGTTTTATATGCTTTGAATTGAGAGAAGGCACTTGGCATGTTCATCATAAAAATCAAGGCAATCCGAAGAACAAATATGCGGCAGACATTGCAATGTTGCAAGTTGCTGATGGCTATTGGGGTtttgaaacaatttttaaaacacaTTCAGGGCCTGTTCAGTTCTAAACATGACTCTCAAAATCTATTTGGCTGCGCAAATGTgaatatttattgaataattaTTCATATTTATTGGGATATTGCCCCTTCCGTGACATGAGACTACACAGTGCATATGTATAACTGCCATAAACTCATCTAATTGATTCTGTTTTGCAATTGTCTGGGGTCTCGTTCTGCAGTTGAGCGGAATGTCAATGCTAATAATCGTCATGTAAATTGCCTCTGGAATTGAAATTGTTGTGTCTGGAGATGTGTTCATTTGTCTCGTGCCCTTACTTATTACACTCGCACTCGGTTGGACcgtgaatttgaaaatttataatCCATCAATGAAGTATAGCCCGGCCTGGTGACATTTATGGTTTGTTGTCGCTGGCACTAAACTGGTTTCTTCTCTCTGGACTCCACTCTGGTGGCTTTGTGCGTAGGCTTGGCCAATGCAATTTCGTCTGGTTCACTTGTCACTTGGGTTCTCCTCGGTGACTGCGACTGCGAAAATATTTTCTCATAGCGGCAAAGTCCTAAATTATTTGTAAACTGGtttctttttctgttttccCAGTCGTGTTAATAATGAAGCCTGTCAATGACAAATTGACACCTGAGCTAATAACGGCAATTGCCTTTACTTTACAGAGCTTGCATGTACTTCTTGATCAGGTAATAAAAACAGGATTTCATTTTTGACTAACCTAGTGTTTCtatttggaaggaaaataGTCCCAAAGCTGAGAGACACTTTTAATCAAATTGGCAGAAAATGAATCCCTCCGATTTGGGTCGATTCAATGAATTGAAATTCGTTCCACAGTTTAATTTGGAGTCAGACATTTAATATTGATTAATTTCCGTGGCACTCGCACTTTGCGGCAAGCTCTCGCCTCGACTCTGACTCTTAATAGCTTTCGGCACAGCCTGTGTGTGATGGAAAAGATACCCGAGCTCAAGCGAAACGTACcgtaaataaatataaacataaatcTGCGCCGGAGCTGCGCTGGAGTGGAGGATGGGCCGGGGTATATAGAAATTCATTGAAGACAACATCCCCAATTGACGGTAAATCACTCAAGATGACATCTATCGATGGGCCCCGCCAGATAAGAAGTGTTTCGTCTCGTTTTCGCACTTTTACACAATCAACTGGGGCCAGCTCGGAGCCAAAAGGAGAAAAACAGAAGACATCGTCGGAGCAAAAAAATGTCGGAGAAGAAGGACTCCAAGAAGAGCAGTTTATGGGGTGGGGCGATGATGTAGAAAGGGACATAATCATGAAGCCTGTCAACTCGACGTCAATGCAATTTAAAGCTCAACTTGTGCCAGCCAGCGCACTCGATACTCGAGTAGAAACACCCCAAACAGGCCCCCAAAGTGTCGAAATCAAATCGAACCACCCGGGACTGTAACGGAGTCCAGACCCCAAGTTGGAGCTTCCTATCCCAACAACAAACTAACTCTCTAGCTGGGCTGGGCCAACTTCAAGAAGTCCAATGACATACTGGGTCCGACAACGTGGCTTCGACTGACTTTGACATGGTGACAGTGggttaaaaatgtaataaaaatgtatttaaagaTCAATacgaatatatatttaatatatttcagAGATATATAactctaatatttatttttatttttttagcaattcttttaacatttatttatcATAATGTCTTAAAAACATTGCATAGAAGAAAACCTGCAgtcattattattatcttatCTTTAGTATCTCACTATAGTAGAATTAATTGAATAGAAAACTGATAGATACTTAgataaatcaaaatattgtCGGCCTGTTCAATCGAATAGATTGGTATCAGTGCCAAAAGTAAGTCTCGTGAATGGACTTCAGAGTTCTGCTGGTGATTGAAAGGTATGTGAAAGATAAAACCATATATTATATCCAAAAATTTGATTGGGAAACCCAGTGGGTGAGTGCCACTGTAGCTTAAAAACTTTCTGCTGGTGTAGGAGAAGAAAAAGCAGCTATACAATGAAATGAGTGATTTATTGGTTGCGGCAAATGAATTGAAGTTGATGGCAACAGACATCGAAGACTGGCGGCGAGAGTGAATGAAAGGGACATGTGGCGAATAGCGAGTGAATAAGATGTGTCAGACTGACGCCAtttcagcaaaaaaataaataaaagtatatatatttgtatataacTTCAGAAAACATAAtaacaaagaaacaaacatTAAATGCGGCAAAGTGTTTTGAGGGGAAATGGATGGAGCAACTTCGATAAGCgtgaaataaaagcaaaatgtCGTGAGGACCGTGATATATCACACGCAACATTAAATCAAACCCAAGGAATTGCCAAACCGTAGACTCTGGGAAGGTGATGgtcatatacacatatataccCTTATTCCTTACTTTactttcttgtattttttttttgtttggtctTCCTGGGAACTGCCACTTTGACAATTTACTGCCAATGTTTGTGGAGGGGGAGCGGAACGCATCCGTGTAGTTGCCTCTTACTTATCTGATGGATTCCTTGATACTTTCCTCACATGTTCCTTCGACAACAGTAACGAACTTTTCGTGTCTCTCCACTTTTGAAAGCTCAGCAATCCTGTGGGGTGTCGGGTTGTCGGGCTGTCGGCTGGCTGTAAACGCCAGTGACTGGGGGTGAGTTGCTGGAGGATGGGGTTGCAGGAGGACAACCCCAAAGAGCGAACGAGAGCATGAATAATATTTATGAGGATGAAATGTTCCCAAATGCGACATAAATATGTCCACAGCACCCGCACATGAGACGAGCTCCAGCCAGAAATGCGTTGAAATGCCGAGTAGTATCAGGGTTGGACCCCGGCCAAGATATGAGGGTAGAGGGACCCGGGGCCGGGTCTGAAAGCAATAGCAAATTATAAAGCTTTCCAAATGGAAGTGCCGGGGACTGAGGCGAATCACATGTGCAGTAATTAGGAACTGGATGCGGGGCGATATGGTTCTCATAAATTGGGATTTGGGTTTGAATGGGAGGTCAAAATATGGTTTCAGTTTCAGaaagttgtatttttttaatgaaagtaaaggtttccttttttaattttgctaaaaaaaactttttccatttattttgtCTAATTTTGTAGCTTCATAATTAACaaaattgattaattttctCCGTTTCATTTTATGTAAATAtgcatttttattatatacataCTCTAAAGTATAGATGGCTCCCTTTTCCTTTCATTTCTTGACACCTATCCATCATGTTGTGAGGGttgcaaaaaaagaaac includes these proteins:
- the LOC6506477 gene encoding cysteine and histidine-rich protein 1; the encoded protein is MSIVDHGDDGASPPKRSRLTPPEPDLGERLNQLMLCVVCHEVPHPDKSYQCSVGHILCDDCVSHILADAAISNTEAQCPVCRVRMTWSDLGQNAVVRQALWELSKNCLLCGLVVTLKGLTSHLDNDCELRRVSCRYRCLGCDWVGAHAICPMHEAGCQFPKMNGEEIQGALEKADSLERKSLQQAVRFLHELSQRRIFFRNLEIFWKTDWAMTNTERFLDSQSFEAYGNQWILRLRVSLSLDDIPVKVKSTLLLKVPPKEVITVRYLVLMPSRQGSDKNMQDILANLVERQYVAGTVERYQDLPMQSPMALYRLLAMQRIVLRLWMFMP